GAAGAGACTTTTTGTGCGCGATATTGGCGTTTTTTCTTGTCCTGGCCCCATTGGGCCGGTGGGCGGGGGCGGAGATCGTCCCGGCCGATCCGGGGCGCTGGAGTGTCTCGGTGGGCAGTCTGGACGTGATGGGGGCCTCCGAAGTCCGGGTTACGGCTATGTTTGGGGATGAGCGTCCCCGATCTTTGGACCTGGCCCTCTCGGGGTTCGTCAGGGGGACGACGGAGGTCCGGCTCCTGCCCGGCCGCCCCGTCGGCCTGGAGCTGACCGGGAAGGTCCTGGCCGATGACCTTCCCGAGGCGGCGGTCCTGGCCGTGCACGGCACCTTCGAGGGGCTCGGAGAGGCTGCGGCGGACTTGCCGGAGGGCGGGCTCAGACTCTCGGACATGCACGGCTACGCACCTCCCGCCGGGCCGAAGCCGGAGCCGGAGTTTCTCGCGGCGGGCTCCGCGGAATCCGCTCAGGGCGGAGGCGGCTGCAGTGCCGGCTGGGCGTGGGCAGGGCTGCTCCCGGTCCTGTCGCTGATCCTCCGAAGGCGCGCCTGACGAGCACGGGAGGGCGGAGGCCGCCCGCCCGTGTCCGGGCCGGCGGCTCTATCCCCCGGCCCGGCACCCGTTCCGTGCCAGTTCTCCGATCACGAAATCCCGTCCGCTCTTGACCTCGTCCGCCATGTAGGCGACGTCCTGCTCCGATGCCCGCTCCATCGCGTAGTTCCTGACGCAGTTCTTGATGTAGGAGCGTCTCAGGGCGTCCATGTCGTGGTGCCGCGTCCGGATCAGTCCGGGGTCGCGGGGCAGGACGATGTTCGTCCCGGGCCGCTCGTCCTCCGGGTCGCCGAAGAGGATGGCGATGCCGTTCTCCCGGGCGAAGGTGAGCTGGGCCGAGGGGTGTTTTCCGGCTCCCGTGTACTCCGTCTCCTGGACCACGACGACCTGGTCCCGGTCCATCTCCCGGGCCAGCGCGAACGCGGCGGTCAGCGACGTGTTGCCGGCGGGGCCCCTTTCATATCCCTCGATTGACGAAAGGGCCTCCGTGATGTAGAAGGTCTCGCCCTGCCGGACGGTCACGAGGTCGTCCATATAGCGCAGGGTCCGGGCCGCGTTTCTGGGGCAGTCCGAGCGGTCCGGCCAGGTGGCGAAGGGGATGCTGAAGCCCGTGTGCCCCGTCGTGAAGGACTTTCTGTTGAAGTCCCTGTCGGAGGCCATGTGCAGGCCGCTGAGGTCGATGCAGGCCCCGACGATGCGGCTCTTTGCCCCCGCCTTGAGGACCCCCCGCGCCGTGCCCGTGAGGTTGCCGCCCCCCGCCGTGGTGCAGACCACCGCGTCGGGGTCCCGACCGGTCAGGGCGCGGCACTGCTCGACCAGCTCGTAGCCCAGGGTCTCGACCCCCGCGATGCCGAAGGGGGTGTAGAGCGAGGCGTTGAAGTACCCGGTCTCCTCCAGGAGGCGCAGGAAGGTCGTGAAGAGCTCCGGTCCCACCGTGAGCTGCACGACCTCGGCCCCGTAGGCCTCGCAGACGCGCTGCTTCTCCAGGATCTCCGGCTGGCCGACCTTTCGGCTGTCGTAGCATTCCTGGACGACGATGCAGTTGAGCCTGCGCATGGCGGCCTGGGAGGCCACCGCCGCGCCGTAGTTGCCGCTGGTCGCCGCAATGACGCCCTTGTACCCCAGGTTCTTCGCTTGATGGACGGCGATCGACGCCCGCCGGGCCTTGAAGCTCCCGGAGGCGTTGCAGGCCTCGTCCTTCACGAAGATGCGCGCGCCCTTGCCGGGGGGCGCATATTTTCGGGCGAGCCGGGTGAGGTTCCGGAGCTCCAGAAGCGGCGTGTTGCCGACCCCGGTCTCGGACTGGATGCGGCGCATCTCCTCCATGGAGTAGCCGACCTCGCGCATCAGCCGTTCGTAATCGAAACCGATGCCCTCGAGCTCGAAGGCGCCGTAATCGATCCGGAGCGCCGCCTGCATGATCTCGTTCCTGCGCGCGTTGAGCCCCTCGTAGGACAGGTCACGATCCCTCGTCGTCATGATCGTTCCTCCCCGGCCAGCAGTTCGCGGAGCTGCATCTGCACCCGGAGGAGCTCGGGAACGAAACTGCCGTAGGAGTGCACGTAGCCGGGATTGACGGCACAGAGGGTGCCCCTTTCCCTGCGTCCCGTCACGGTGAGGACCTCCGCCTCGGCGCCCATTTCCGCGTCCTCCCGGATGAACCCCTTGACCCACATGAGCAGGTCGCACGCGCGCGTGTCCTCGGGCACCTGAGATGCCCTCTGTCCTGCCGGAAGGACGACGCTGCAGATCTGAACCCAATCGCCTTTCTTCGCTCCAGGCATTGACTTCGCCTCCCTGTGGATGATGATTGAAGCCGTGAGTTCATTATAAAGTAAAGGCGGGCACGCGAGATCGGTGCGCTGACGGTGCGTTCAAAAAGGCAAAAGCCCCCGGCTCACCCGGGAACTCAGGCAGTCGAAAATGGCAAAATCGGGCTGGCGGCTCTCCTGGCCAAAACGGCACGGAACATGAGATTTTTTGCTTTTGGACTCTTGACAATCGGGCTCTTCATCGCAGACTGGACAATTTAGCAGGTAAATAAACCGTTTACAAAAGTGACACTTTCTCATAGAATGCATGAATAAAACACATGTGTAATCTACATTTAGGAGGGGTGTAATATGCCAGATAAAAATCGATCTTACCTGACAAGTCACCCTTGGATTCGTTTTGGGTTGGATCTGAAGAATGCCCCTTTTACGCTTTGGTTGCTCTTGGGGGCTGCCGAGTCCAAGTGCAAGCACTTGGCTGGAATTCCTTTGCGTCCTGAAAAGCAAGAAGAATTGAATCGTGTTTCTCTGGAAAAAGGCGTGCATGCTACCACAGCAATCGAGGGCAATACTCTTTCCGAAGACGATGTGGCAGAAATATCGAAGGGGACGCATACAGGGATTCCGAAGTCGCAAGATTATCAGCGACAAGAAGTGCAGAACATGTTGGATGCCTATAATGCCGTTCTTTATGCCATCAAAGGAGGAAGGGGGTGTGGCGTAAATTTTGAAGCCTTCCAGGAGGACAATGCCGTCATACTGAAAGGACAAAACCTGAAGGATGGTGTTGTCGCTGGGGAGGTGCGTGCACATGCCGTTGTTGTGAATCGTTATCGAGGAGCCCCGGCAGAGGATTGCGAATATCTGGTGAGGAAGCTTTTCCAGTGGCTGGATGAAGATTGGGGGCTGAAAGAGGAACACCCATTGGTAGAGGGAATTTTGAAAGCGATTATGGCCCATCTCTATGTCGCTTGGATTCATCCTTTCGGGGATGGAAATGGACGTGGTGCTCGATTGCTTGAGTTCAGGCTACTCATGAACGCCGGGATTCCTTTGAATGCGGCCCATCTCTTGACGTCTTACTACAACAAGACTCGTTCTCTCTATTATGATACTCTCGAAGCGACGTCGAGAACGGCACAAAGCAAAGAAGGGGATCCAATAGCTTTTGTGCTGTATGCACTTCAGGGGTTTGTTGACGCTTTGGACGAGCAGATAAGGAGCATCCTGCAAGAGCAGCTCAACGTGACGTGGGAGAACTACGTCCATAAAACGGTTTTTGGAGGAAAATTGACGCCGGCCTTGAGACGGCGACGAGATCTTCTCTTGGAAATATCCGCATTCAAGGAACCCGTTTTGTACAATGAGCTCAAACGCAGATTGAGTGACGGATTGCTGAAACTTTATCAGGATAAGACGCCTAGAGCATTGATGCGTGACCTGAATGACCTGGAGAAACGTCAACTCATCCGAAAGGTGCCAGGGTATATTGCCGCTAAAGACCGAATGAGGGCCTTCCTGCCGCTCTGTAACGACCCTCGATAAAGGTGCCTATGAAGCGGCCGTTTTTCCGTTTTCGACATGTTATACGGGTTCACTCTGGCCTGATTATGAACTCCTATGATTATTCCTATGATTATCATAAGGACTCAAAAAAGCAAAAGCCCCTGATTCCTCAGGGGCTTTGTGCATCTATGGCGTTCTAGTGATAATTTCAACTGGCTCCACGACCAGGACTCGAACCTGGAACCTAGTGGTTAACAGCCACCCGCTCTGCCGATTGAGCTATCGTGGAATATTCGACGGGGGATACTATACACTCGCCGTCCCGAAATGTCAATACGTCCGGAGCCGCCCGACCGGGTGGACCCTCCAGATCAGCCTGTCGCAGTGCCAGGGGCTGCCCCCGGCCGCGATGTGCGTCTCGGCCTCCTCCGCCCCTCCCGATTGGGTCGGGACGACCAGGTGCGTCACGCCCAGGGGCGCGAAGAGCTCCGTCAGGGCGGGCAGGCCGGGCCCCTGAAGGAAACAGCCCTTCTTTCGGCCGAGCGTGTCGGTGATGGAGAGCAGCCAGCGGTCCCTCAGGGCCTCCGGCGTCAGCCAGACCCACTCGGCCTCCTCCGCCCCGCGTGGAAAATCCTCCTGAGGAAAGCAATCCGGCCCCCTGCCCCGGTCGTCGAAGACGGCCACGCGCCAGCCCCAGTCGCGCATGAAGGGGAGCAGGTCCCGGTCGTAACCCAGGACGGCGACGCGGTCGCCCCGGGCACAGGTCATGGCGAGGTCCAGGGAAAAACCGCCGCCGGTGAAGGGAAAGAGGGCCGCACAGGCCGCCGTCGCCGCGGCGAACTCCTGAGGGAACGGGGAGACGAGGAGCCCTGCCAGACGCGCCAGCCCGGCCCCGACGATCTCGCCCGTGTGGGCCGGACGGGCGGTATGGGCCTCCTTCATGGAGTCGGGGACGAATCCGATGCCCCACCGTCCGTCCTCGGCCAGGACGCAACTGGCGTGCCACCCCAGGACCAGGCGCGTCACGGCCGAATCTCGGGCCTTCGTCACCGCGGCCGCCACCCCCTCGAAAAAGCCCAATGCACTCCCTCCCCTCTGGCGATCCCGATGTTCTCGCTATCTTATCACCCTTTCGTCCCTTTACGCCGATGTGCGCTCCCTCGCGGCGGCACGGTTGATGTTAAAATAAGGACGGAAGCGAAACGAGGAGGCGGGCGGATGGGAGAGATGCGGGAGGACGCGGAAAGGGGAGGCGCGGCGGACGTCGAGGCCCTGGAGCGGCGGTGGCGAGACCCCCTGTTCCGCTACGCGGAGCTGCTCTCGGGCTGCATCTCGGCCCGGCTGACCGGCACGCGCGGGACGGAGGAGCTCTACGCCCTTCACGTGCGGGATTGCCTCGCGTCCGTTCCCCTGTTGCCTCCGTCGGGTGCGGTGGTCGACGTCGGGAGCGGCGGCGGCCTGCCGGGCGTGGTCTGGGCGATCTGCCGTCCGGACCTGAGGGTCGTCCTCCTGGACAGCGTGGCCAAGAAGTGCCGGGCCGTCGGGGAGATCGTGAGGTCCCTGGGGCTTCGGAACGTGGAGCTGCTCTGCGGGCGCAGCGAGGACGCCGCGCTGAAGCGGCGCGAGACGTTTTCCCTCGCGGCGGCCCGGGCCGTTGCACGGGCGGGGGTTGCGGCGGAGTACCTGTCGCCCCTCGTCGCGGTGGGCGGCCGGCTCCTGACCTTCAAGGGCCCTAGGGTCGGGGAGGAGCTCGAGGAGGTCCGCGGACGATGGCGGCGGCTCGGGCTCGGGGAGCCCGTCATTCGCCCCTACGGGCCGGAGGACAGCAGCCTCTGTTTCGTCATCTGGGAGAAGGTCGCCCCCTGCCCGAGGGAGTATCCGCGCCGTGCGGGGACGGCCTCCATGAAAGGCTGGTGGCTTTGATGCCGACGATCGTCGTGTCCAATCAGAAGGGTGGGGTGGGGAAGACCACCACCTGCATCAATTTGGCGGCCGAGCTGGGCAGGCGCAACTACTCGGTCCTGGCCGTGGACATGGATCCTCAGGCCAACTGCACCAGCGGGCTGGGGGTCAACGCCTCGGGCCTGAACAAGAGCCTCTACAACGTTCTCCTGGGCGATATCCCCATACGCGAGGCGATCCTGACCACGGCGTGGAAGGGCGTCTCCCTGCTTCCGTCGTCGCTGGACCTGGCGGGCGCGGAGATCGAGCTGGCGAGCGCCATCAGCCGGGAGTCCAAGCTCAAGCGCCAGTTGGAACGGCTCGAGGGGTTCGACGTCGTGCTCGTGGACTGTCCTCCCTCGCTGGGGATCCTGACCCTCAACGCCCTGACGGCCTGCGACCGGCTGCTGGTCCCGATCCAGTGCGAGTACTACGCGCTGGAGGGGGTCGGGCAGCTCGTGCGCACGGTGGATCTGGTCCGAGACACGCTGAACCCGTCGCTTGCGGTCTCCGGGATCCTGCTCACCCTCTACGATTCCCGCACGCGGCTGGCCAATGAGGTGGTGGAGGAGGTGCGGCGCCAGTTCGGGGCGGTCGTGTTCGACACCGTGGTGCCGCGGAACGTCAAGCTCTCGGAGGCCCCGAGCTACGGCGCTCCCATCGCCTATTACGAGGAGAACAGCACGGGGGCTCAGGCCTACGAGTCCCTGGCCAGGGAGGTGATCCGGCGGTGGCTGAGCGAAAAGCCCTAGGGAAGGGGCTCTCCGCGTTGCTGGGGGTGACGGAGGGGAGCGCCCCCCTGGAGAAGATTTACAGCATCGGGGTTGGCGAGATCCGACCGGACCCGGACCAGCCCAGACGGGAGATGGACAGGGAGGGCCTGGACTCGCTGGCGGCGTCCATCCGGGCGCATGGCGTGTTGCAGCCCCTTCTGCTCCGCGCGGAGGCCGGGGGCGGCTATCGGATCGTCGCGGGGGAGCGCCGATGGCGGGCAGCCGCCCTCGCGGGGCTGACGGATGTTCCCGCGAGGGTCCTGAACGCCTCCGAGGAGGCCCTCAGGGAGATCTCCCTGATCGAGAACGTCCAGAGAAAGGACCTGACCCCCATCGAGATCGCCTCGGCGCTCCAGGCGCTGATCCGCAAGAACGGGCTGACCCAGGAGGACTGCGCCGCCCACCTGGGGTGGAGCCGCGCTCTGGTCGCGAACCGCCTGCGCCTCTTGAACCTGCCCGATGAGCTGAGGGGGATGCTGGCCGACGGAAGCCTGAGCGAGGGGCACGCCCGTGCCCTTCTGGGGCTCGACTCCGAGGAGGCGATGACCGAGCTGGCCCGGCGCGCCGCCGGCGGGGGGATGACCGTGCGCCAGCTCGAGGCCGCGGTCCGGGACGTGCAGTCCGGCGCCGTCGACCCGGAGCTCAAGGCGGTTCCCAGGGGAAGATTTCGCGCGGTTCGGCTCCCCCGGCCCCTCCGGGCCTACAAAAAAATGGGGGTGAAGATCCGCGTCGGCCGCAGGGACGGCGCCGCCCGCATCGTTCTGGAGGAGCTCCGCGACGTCGACGACGAACGGCTGCTTCAGGCCCTCGAGGAGTGCCTGAAACGCCTTTACCCGGATTCCGAGGAGGGGACGGAGTGATGGGGGGCCCCCGAAGGCCGCGCCTCCGGGAAAATCTGAGGGACGTCGCCCTGTTCGGCCGTGTGATCTCGGGAGGACTGGTCGTCGCCGGATACGCCTTTGCGGGGGTTTACCTCGCACGGTGGCTGGAGGGAAAGGGATACCCCAACTGGCTGGTCTCCCTCACTCCCCCTGGGGCCGTGCTCTTTGGCCTGTGGCAGGGCTGGCTCTTCCTCACCCGGCTGACGCGGCGGGAGCGGGACGAAAGGGAGGGCGGGGGCGGGCATGAGAACTGAAGGGGGCGCGAGTCCGGCGCTCACTTTCGCAGCTTGTCCCCCAGGGAGCGGAGAATGTCGTTGCGGCCGGAAGGCGTGTTCGGACGGGCGGGGGCGTGGTTGTATACGGGCGATCCCCAGAAGCGGCGCGCCGTCAGCGAGATGCGGTCGGCCCAGTTGATGCCCATGAGATCCAGGAGCACGGTGAGCCCCAGAAAGAGCCACATCGCCACGGCCAGGACGCCGATGACCTTGAAGCTGGAGAGCAGGAGCCTGTCCGTCATCCTCTCCATCCTGCGGAGCTCCGTATTCTGCCGCGCCTGTTCCGGGCCGTCTTCGGGGGCCTCGCTCTTCCGGGCGCGGAGGACGGACCAGAGGGCCGCGCCGCTGCGGGCCCATTGAGCGAGCCCGATCAGAAAGATCGCCAGGCTCAAGACGAGCAAAAGAATGACCATGTCGTTCCCCTTTCCCGGACTGTCCTGTTCGATCGACTCCGCCCGATCATTATAGTACAAGAGGAGCCGTTCGAGCCCCCGTGGAGCAGCGCGGAGGCGGCCGGCGATGCTGAAACGCCCCGCATCCGCAGACAAAACCTTGAACGGGAGGGCAAAGGCAGGTTTCATGAATTTTTTCGCCCGTCGGGTGCGGAACTCAGGTTGGCCTGGCCCGTTCAATGACGCACTCCGTGCGTGGTGAGAATATCGCAGCCTGCGGATTTGGGCCTTCTATTGTCTCCTGGGAAACTTTGTTATAAAATTAAGGCTCCGGAAAAGGGGTGGGGATATGAGTGATTGCATTTTTTGTAAAATTGCGAACGGAGAGATTCCCGTGGAGTTCGTCTACAGGGACGACGACGTCTTCGTGATACGCGACATCAATCCTCAGGGTCCCACGCATTTTCTGGTGATCCCGACGCAGCACATCGCTTCTTCCGCAGAGGTGACGGATCCCTCCGTTTGGAGCAAGGTGGTCGGTCGGGCCGTCGAAGTGGCTCGCCAGATGGCTCTCGACAAGGACGGCTATCGTATGGTCGTCAATACGGGGGATCAGGGCGGTCAGACGGTGCCTCACCTTCACCTTCATCTGCTGTCGGGGCGTCATTTCGGTTGGCCTCCGGGCTAGCTGAAAAAGCGGAAGGGAGGGATCACAGATGACGACGGTCACCCGTAAGGACGGAGAAAGCTTGGAGGATGCTCTGCGGCGTTTCAAGCGCGAGGTCGCCAAGGTGGGCACGTTGCGCGAGGCGCGGAAGAGGGAGCACTACGAGAAACCCAGCGACGCCAAAAAACTGAAGAGAGCTGAGGCGGCTCGTAAGCGCAGGAGCAGTCGAGGCAGAGGCTAGTTTGTCCAAGGGGGCTTCGGGCCCCCTTTTGTTGTCCTCGCGGACCCATTGGAGGGTTCGTGTCTGAGGGAGGGCGGGTTTTGAGCATGAATTTGACGGAGCGGATCGCGGCGGATCTGGTGGCGGCCATGAAGGAGAGGGCGGAGCGGCGCCTCTCGGTCCTTCGGATGCTCAAGGCCGAGTTCCAGAGGGCTCAGGCCGACAAGGGGCGGGGGGCGGAGCTGACCGATGATGAGGCCCAGGCCTTGGTGCGGCGTCTGGTCAAGCAGCGCAGGGAGGCCGCGGAGCAGTTCCGGGCCGCT
The Fretibacterium sp. OH1220_COT-178 DNA segment above includes these coding regions:
- a CDS encoding Rossmann-like domain-containing protein, with the protein product MGFFEGVAAAVTKARDSAVTRLVLGWHASCVLAEDGRWGIGFVPDSMKEAHTARPAHTGEIVGAGLARLAGLLVSPFPQEFAAATAACAALFPFTGGGFSLDLAMTCARGDRVAVLGYDRDLLPFMRDWGWRVAVFDDRGRGPDCFPQEDFPRGAEEAEWVWLTPEALRDRWLLSITDTLGRKKGCFLQGPGLPALTELFAPLGVTHLVVPTQSGGAEEAETHIAAGGSPWHCDRLIWRVHPVGRLRTY
- a CDS encoding ParB/RepB/Spo0J family partition protein encodes the protein MAERKALGKGLSALLGVTEGSAPLEKIYSIGVGEIRPDPDQPRREMDREGLDSLAASIRAHGVLQPLLLRAEAGGGYRIVAGERRWRAAALAGLTDVPARVLNASEEALREISLIENVQRKDLTPIEIASALQALIRKNGLTQEDCAAHLGWSRALVANRLRLLNLPDELRGMLADGSLSEGHARALLGLDSEEAMTELARRAAGGGMTVRQLEAAVRDVQSGAVDPELKAVPRGRFRAVRLPRPLRAYKKMGVKIRVGRRDGAARIVLEELRDVDDERLLQALEECLKRLYPDSEEGTE
- the rpsU gene encoding 30S ribosomal protein S21, with protein sequence MTTVTRKDGESLEDALRRFKREVAKVGTLREARKREHYEKPSDAKKLKRAEAARKRRSSRGRG
- a CDS encoding histidine triad nucleotide-binding protein, which codes for MSDCIFCKIANGEIPVEFVYRDDDVFVIRDINPQGPTHFLVIPTQHIASSAEVTDPSVWSKVVGRAVEVARQMALDKDGYRMVVNTGDQGGQTVPHLHLHLLSGRHFGWPPG
- a CDS encoding Fic family protein, coding for MPDKNRSYLTSHPWIRFGLDLKNAPFTLWLLLGAAESKCKHLAGIPLRPEKQEELNRVSLEKGVHATTAIEGNTLSEDDVAEISKGTHTGIPKSQDYQRQEVQNMLDAYNAVLYAIKGGRGCGVNFEAFQEDNAVILKGQNLKDGVVAGEVRAHAVVVNRYRGAPAEDCEYLVRKLFQWLDEDWGLKEEHPLVEGILKAIMAHLYVAWIHPFGDGNGRGARLLEFRLLMNAGIPLNAAHLLTSYYNKTRSLYYDTLEATSRTAQSKEGDPIAFVLYALQGFVDALDEQIRSILQEQLNVTWENYVHKTVFGGKLTPALRRRRDLLLEISAFKEPVLYNELKRRLSDGLLKLYQDKTPRALMRDLNDLEKRQLIRKVPGYIAAKDRMRAFLPLCNDPR
- the rsmG gene encoding 16S rRNA (guanine(527)-N(7))-methyltransferase RsmG yields the protein MGEMREDAERGGAADVEALERRWRDPLFRYAELLSGCISARLTGTRGTEELYALHVRDCLASVPLLPPSGAVVDVGSGGGLPGVVWAICRPDLRVVLLDSVAKKCRAVGEIVRSLGLRNVELLCGRSEDAALKRRETFSLAAARAVARAGVAAEYLSPLVAVGGRLLTFKGPRVGEELEEVRGRWRRLGLGEPVIRPYGPEDSSLCFVIWEKVAPCPREYPRRAGTASMKGWWL
- the ortA gene encoding 2-amino-4-oxopentanoate thiolase subunit OrtA; amino-acid sequence: MPGAKKGDWVQICSVVLPAGQRASQVPEDTRACDLLMWVKGFIREDAEMGAEAEVLTVTGRRERGTLCAVNPGYVHSYGSFVPELLRVQMQLRELLAGEERS
- a CDS encoding ParA family protein, which encodes MPTIVVSNQKGGVGKTTTCINLAAELGRRNYSVLAVDMDPQANCTSGLGVNASGLNKSLYNVLLGDIPIREAILTTAWKGVSLLPSSLDLAGAEIELASAISRESKLKRQLERLEGFDVVLVDCPPSLGILTLNALTACDRLLVPIQCEYYALEGVGQLVRTVDLVRDTLNPSLAVSGILLTLYDSRTRLANEVVEEVRRQFGAVVFDTVVPRNVKLSEAPSYGAPIAYYEENSTGAQAYESLAREVIRRWLSEKP
- the ortB gene encoding 2-amino-4-oxopentanoate thiolase subunit OrtB, with the translated sequence MTTRDRDLSYEGLNARRNEIMQAALRIDYGAFELEGIGFDYERLMREVGYSMEEMRRIQSETGVGNTPLLELRNLTRLARKYAPPGKGARIFVKDEACNASGSFKARRASIAVHQAKNLGYKGVIAATSGNYGAAVASQAAMRRLNCIVVQECYDSRKVGQPEILEKQRVCEAYGAEVVQLTVGPELFTTFLRLLEETGYFNASLYTPFGIAGVETLGYELVEQCRALTGRDPDAVVCTTAGGGNLTGTARGVLKAGAKSRIVGACIDLSGLHMASDRDFNRKSFTTGHTGFSIPFATWPDRSDCPRNAARTLRYMDDLVTVRQGETFYITEALSSIEGYERGPAGNTSLTAAFALAREMDRDQVVVVQETEYTGAGKHPSAQLTFARENGIAILFGDPEDERPGTNIVLPRDPGLIRTRHHDMDALRRSYIKNCVRNYAMERASEQDVAYMADEVKSGRDFVIGELARNGCRAGG